In Dromaius novaehollandiae isolate bDroNov1 chromosome 4, bDroNov1.hap1, whole genome shotgun sequence, a single genomic region encodes these proteins:
- the PARM1 gene encoding prostate androgen-regulated mucin-like protein 1 → MGCRRLLLLALLLLPAGFSDDVAMPSLSASHPPTPSTGIPTRTDAVFGTVASPAMSTPPMSSGATEWEGSSTVHTATADSTGPSTSSSTGWEPSAARSAPASWLASAATTVTGGAAEEPITASSTTAATSSQPGTPSPPSRTTAGSSSAPLPSSAQPLRPSSSPPVPENTPSRGTPTTVAAWPGPASPQVTATVDKISPTTSFATQEAPRALSSGSVVAITVTVIVMVVLVFGVAAYLKIRHSSYGRLLDDHDYGSWGNYNNPLYDDS, encoded by the exons GCTTCAGCGATGACGTGGCGATGCCATCGCTGAGCGCCAGCCACCCTCCCACTCCATCCACGGGGATTCCTACAAGGACAGATGCCGTGTTTGGGACGGTGGCCTCCCCTGCCATGAGCACGCCGCCGATGTCCAGTGGGGCTACGGAGTGGGAGGGCAGCAGCACTGTCCACACTGCCACGGCTGACAGCACCGGCCCCTCCACGAGCTCCAGCACTGGCTGGGAGCCGTCAGCTGCCAGGAGTGCCCCGGCGTCCTGGCTGGCCAGCGCCGCCACCACCGTGACAGGGGGTGCTGCAGAGGAGCCAATCACAGCTTCCAGCACGACGGCGGCCACCTCGTCCCAGCCTGGCACGCCATCCCCGCCATCACGCACCACTGCCGGCTCCTCTTCGGCGCCGCTTCCCAGCAGCGCCCAGCCGCTCCGGCCCAGCTCCTCCCCGCCAGTTCCAGAGAACACCCCATCCCGTGGGACACCCACCACCGTGGCTGCTTGGCCGGGCCCTGCATCGCCCCAAGTCACTGCCACCGTGGACAAAATCAGCCCCACCACCAGCTTCGCCACACAGGAGGCACCGCGCGCCCTGAGCTCAG GCAGCGTCGTGGCCATAACAGTGACCGTCATCGTGATGGTTGTGCTGGTCTTCGGCGTGGCTGCCTACCTCAAGATCAG GCACTCCTCCTATGGACGGCTCTTGGATGACCATGACTACGGCTCATGGGGCAACTACAACAACCCTCTCTACGATGACTCCTAG